The Macrobrachium rosenbergii isolate ZJJX-2024 chromosome 22, ASM4041242v1, whole genome shotgun sequence DNA segment TGGTTATATATTGCAGACTCAATGGAAATATGCACTCTAGACCATATGAGCTCAACACTTCACTCCCAAACCTAAGTTTACCCAGCCAGTTCAGCAGCCAGTCACAAAGCACACAAACTATTATTGGAATACTTTACTCATCTTACCCAGGTCCCCACTGGGCCTAACATTTCAGTCTGCACACTGTATCAAAAGCAAGTAAGATCTCAACAGTAAAACAGTGTGTTCAGAGCATCCTGAGTTTAAGTTAACCCTTACGCTGGTGATGTTAACTAACAACAACCAGTCACTAATGGATTATGGCACTTAGCACTGGCTTACTTTCCCTTAAAAGCTCTGTTGTCCTCCACTCTGAGGACAAAGTACTTGCACTAAACCTCTGATGGCTAACAGGTTAATTATGGCCATGCCTACCAAAACAAAGCACTGATGGCCTGAATACAGTGTTTAAGATTTAGATAGCTCTTGAGAGTGagcataaaaaatttttgtttctgcaGTACGGTAGATACAAAACTCAGTTCTCGCACCAAAGCCTGGTgattaatggactaaatatttCCCAGTCTATTTGTTTTGGACAATTACTTGAAGGTTAAGGCATACACAAGATGTAATTTTATGAAGTTTCAaaaagaagtacagtaaaccTCCATCTGCCCTCCTCAATGACAGCCATCAGTCTGGTTTCAGAGAGCTGAGGTACAATTCCAACTTCAAAATATCTATAgtactaaaaaaaatacagactacATATTCGTGGCAATCCCAGACCTCACCGTCCACTGCATCACAGGCTGACTAGATAAACGGGGAGAGACTTACCAACAAAGAGTTCCATACTGCCACCCACCTATATGAGACAAGTCCTTGGTCTTCTCAACACCCCACCAAGGGACACATCTGCAAGGACATCTTCTAAAAAGGTTGGGTTCCTCCTCACACTGCCAGAGCTTGATGCTAATAGAAGTCAAAGAAGATCAACCTTGCCAGATAGATTTGACTGTGCCACCCTTCCCATCAATGAAGGTATGCCCATGGCAGAGCCACTGGAGAAGGTAGATAAGTTAACGAAGGCCTCCAAGGCCTCACAGCACACCACCCACCCTATCTACTAGGCCAAAGACGACTGCAATGAATGAGCCAAAGCTGTGCACAAGTGACAGCTCTACACACAACAaaaggtgaggggggggggggtgtgccTAGCTGCTCATACTGTGCCTCTATCACCATAAATTTGACAAAGCAGTTGGGTACAGCAGCCCCAGCTACACCTGGAAAAAAATGAGCATGGAAGTCACCAAAAAAGTAATGTAGGCTGCCATGACACTGGCAGACCCCCACTACCAGATTCTAAATCACTGGAAGCAACTCTGCAAAAAGTTCCAGGTGGACATGAGTGCCTTTAGGACCTGACTACTGACATCAAAAGACAACTCCTGAAGACCACTGGACACCCAGCTGTATTTTTTGGCCACCTCCATACCAAAATCTCGTCTTCCACCTGATGAGAAAATGAAGGTTGGAATTCATCATTGCCGACTTCCTGACACCCCTGCTCATCAGCAACTTTCTTGGGCACTACAAACTGCTTGAAGAAACCACCCAATGCCACTTCATAGACCTGTCCTACTTCTAAGCAGGCTCCCTCTCTGTGGGGCACAAGTAGCCACCCACCTTATCATAGGCTGTTGGTACAGCAGAAATTCTCTAACATTTTCCAGCTGGAACTTCGTCTGATTCCTGGGGTACCTGCTAAACACAGCACCCATCTTCATATCAAAACAACAAATCCTCCTGTCTACTCCAAGTTCTGCTACCTGCTACCAGAGCCTCTACTAATCACTATCCTCTTTCCAACATGGCAGACCCTACAGGGAGCATGAATTTTCTCCAAATTCAACCTAATGAAGAGATATTTCCAAGTTCCAGCCTGCCAAGAAAATATCCCAAAAATGGTGATCATCTCACCTTTCAAAACACATACCTGTACTTTAAACTCAAAATTCAGCAACGCACTTATATTATCCAGAAACTAAGAAAACAGCCAATAGCTCATCAACGCCATATTATCCTTTCTACAGGACAAAGGCCTAGTCATCTGTCGCAACAAGTGCATCACTACCCTGATAGAGTTCCTTGGTATTCTCATAtccaataaaaatgttaagaccCTATCCTCCAAAGTATCAGCTGTAAGGATATACTTGACCCCAGCCACCATAacacaacaattttctttcttaatttaatttgaaattatttgtacTTTTATGATTTAATACCATATCAGCACCTCGAATGGTTTGCATATACAGTAAGTATGAGTGTGAAATGgtcagatatttttctttaatttttatctgtCCTAGTGCATTTCAAATTTGACCATGTATATACGTTACGTTGTGAAATCCCCATGTCATATAAGCAACTGGAATTCCTAATGTAGTTCATTTCATGCTCTTTTTGAGCGAGGAGCCCTATAAGCTCCACACTTTGTTGCTGAACCCAGACTTAACCAGCAAGTTTGCCAGTCAGTCATGGAGCTCCCTCATATTACATGCTTGTGCACACTCAGCATCACCTGACTTACCTGGCCTGGATCACCTAAGGGCAAACAGTACCACTGTAACCACATTTCTGTCTGCACATACTATCAAAAGCAGATAAATCTCGACAATAAACTAGTGTGTTCTGAGCATGCTATGTATAAGTTAACCTTTACAGTAAAACCAAGTGTCCTTTGACAAAACAGGacttcattgtaaatatataaaaaaagactagCCTTATTCAGTCACTGGGTGATAAATCAGATGTGATCTTCCTCTGGCATTCATTGTACAGTAATACTTGTAATACCAAGTATACccccttattattatttcattaaaggagATTGTATCAGGTAAGGCATATACTTTTTAATTAATGTTCAATTTTTCtgtattcttcctttctttcatgcAGATGTTTTTAAATATCCCATCAACGTTCATGAAGAGTGATAGAGGTGATCTTGATTTATGAAGAATATGACAGGTTTTGCTTTGGTCTACAAGTAAAGACATCTTCAGGGAAACTGAATAACAATTTTTACAATACTAGGTAGTTATTTGTTCAGTCGGACTGAAAATAAGTTACATTAACCGACCAATTGAAAATCCAGGTCAGGATTAGCCCACAGCCACACTGGAAGGTCAAAAGGTCTATATAAAGGCAGTGGGTAATGACGATAATTAAACCATTTTATCTAGAGTaggtttttacaaataaaaaccatTCTAATAGttttcacttataaatattgTGAAACCTTCCTATGATATCTCAATTGTCAATTAAAGTATGTCTGTCAAAGTATGCATTATAGCACTTTTTAAATATCTCAGAAACTACTGTTTGAACATGAACTGACAGCCATTTTGACAAACAGTTTATAGTAAGGCTTATATAGGAATAAGAGATGCACCCACATTAACAAGAACTTAAGGAATGCTGTTAAACACCTACGTTCCCTACGTGACATCTATAGTCACAAGGATGACAAAACTATTGCCTTTTTACTTATTCCAACTGAAGAATACCAGAAGGAAACATTATATGCTTAAAGATGAGTTTAAGTTCACTAAAACCAGTCATAactcaaaaaaagtaaaaaaaaatcattcaacacCAAGAATCTTGGGAGACTTCAACCCTGACCACATTAACTGCAAAGTCAGAACTTACATAAATGGTAACCTTTTCCACCCTATAATGAGTCAAATCCTCTTGGCAAAATTCCTTAACTGTATCCTTACTCCTTATGCCCCCTTTAGATATTCTCTAATTTCTCCAGGCAAGTTCCAGCAGGTCATTTGGAGGGCCTCCCTAAAATACAGGACAGAGTATAGAGACTCAGTCATACTCACTCATGATCTATAGCTCTGCCTTTGAATATCTTTTGGAAATCTGCACTAACTAGGTATCCTGTTTGTACTAAAAAGAATCTCCTTTCTCTTCAGGAGGATGGCATTGCTGTTGTTCCCACCCGGGAGCCCTAATTTCAACACTgtatgaaatgattttatcttaatTACCTTGTACAGTACTATTATACAGACCTTTTGACATTCCAGTGGTTGTGGGCTAATCCTCATGAGGAAATAACTAACTGGCATTTCAGCCAGTTATTCAGTTGTCCTAAAGATACCTTTGGGTGTATACCAAAGTGAAACATGCTATATCCTTTATAAATGATGATGTAACTGTGAATATCAAAAAAATTCTAGTCCAAAGTAACAATTCTTTGTTTTATATGAACTCTCTTGATATATCTTGAGAAATCTCATTGAAAGAAAGGACAATCAGTAGAATTGAAATGCTTCTTTAATGAAAGTTGcgttaaaaaaaggcaaatttcatttttaaagttttctatcaagttttgaaattctttgaCTCCttacaaagaattttttaagcaaaaatacCTTCATACAGCAGCAATTTATACCACTTGGTGAATATCCTCAACAGAGTAATGAGGTTAGTAAAAGTTAGTTAGCAATAATTATGACAGACTCTACATGCACAGAGAGGATGGTAAAATCCAAAAGACTACAATCCAAGTAATTAGCAGGGAAGAAATAAGATGACCAATCTTAATAACTGAAAAACACAATAGACCTACAGTATGTGCTATGCAAGACAAAAAAGCAAGGACAAAGGCAACTTGTAAAAGGGATAGCAGCTGTTCTAGCAACAAACCCCAACAATGTTCATGTAAAGAGTCAGTACATCTAAATGGCAAAGCAGAGAAAAGATGAATGGGAAGGCTACAGACTTGATAAAGGAAATCAGTGGTGATGCTAAAGAAGAATCAGTGAAAAGTAAATGAGTGGTAAAGGAAACAAGACTCAAAGAGCTGATAAAAACACCGTCATTTTCAAAGCTGATGTTAGAAGGATAGAAGGGatgcaaaaaagaaaagtattatctTTCACGACAATTCACCAAATAGGTAAATgactaaaaaaagaataagaaaatcacaataaaatataagCTAAGCAAATCTCACTTGGAGGCATGCGTAACAATAATCTAAACTGAGAAACTGGGGTCTATGATTGGCCTGAcatatttcaaaatggaaaatatgagaaaacaacAATACTATGGAGGACTACATAATTAGAAATAATCTCTAACATCAATGTCATTCAGTATAAGAGCTAACAATGATGAAAGAGCACAGAAAAGCAATAAAAGTGAAGAACAAACCACAATGATAGGATTAGAATGATAGCTCACAGATGTACAGTAGTACAAGTCACACTTTGGACACTGTGaccaaaaatgttataaaatttatttttcattctatatGTTAACAGATTGTTCTCTCTCTAGATTCTGACAAGCAAAGgaaattgaattattttgtaCTAACTGTTAAGTCCTTGATAATTCTTCTTTAATCATTGACTTAAACAAAAGGTAATTATTCTGATTAATCTTCATAGATGGCGATGATGAGTATTCCTGTTCTGGCTGTAATGAAGGGGAAATCGCATGTTCTACTGTTGGATTCTGCTTTTATCCAAATGCTACTTGCGATGGCATACCAGACTGTCCAGATgggtttgtattttttattttcctacagCAAATTGTAGTTGCTAATTCTTTGTTCCATATCAGTAATCATCATGGTATTAATTAAGATGACTATACAGTTGCATATATTTATCTTGATTTACAATTGTATaagaaatgttttccttttgtatTGTTCAAGTAATTTGCAATTTTTATGTCTGAATAGGTGGGATGAATCACTGGCAGTATGTGGAGGGAAAGAGTGCAGTCCAGGAGAGCTGCCATGTTGGGATAATGACCACTGTGTAGAGCACTCTCGTCTTTGTGATGGTACACCTGATTGCCCAACATCTGAAGATGAAGATCGAAGCTTTTGTATTGCTTTTAAATCTATGCAGGAGACTACTACACTTGCTGTTGACCTTCAAGCATCTTTGTGTGACCAAAAACCTTACATGAAAGAAACAAATTGTTCCTTGGATGATTATCAGTGTGAGAGTGGTGAATGCATTCCTAAAATGTACTTCTGTAATGGGCACTCTGATTGCCAGACAGGAGATGATGAGGAGCCAAATGCTTgctcattttacaataaaatacctCCAGGAATGGGTCAGCTCCCTCAGAATATTACTGATTCAGGAGGAAGTAAGATAAAAGATTGTGGAGAAAACATGGTAGAGTGCCCATCAGGAAAGTGtgtattaaagaataaaaaatgctcCCTTGCTGAGCTGTGTAACGATTCACTTAACAAGGACGAATGTGAACATGGTACTAGTTTAAATCTGAGTAATGACATAGAGGACAATATCACTGAATCTAGTGCAGAGGACGAAGAATACATGAAACAAAATATCTCAGATAAACCTAACAATTTAACAAATGAGGTAAAAGTATTAGGTAACATGACAAACTTCAGTAATGTTGAGCACAATTTAACATCGCCTCCTGTTCTGAAAGATCTTGATCTAGGAAGTTTAGAGGAGGACACCCAAACTCATTATCAAACTCCATCACAAGAAGTTGTACATACCCAAGAGACAATTTCATCAAGTgatattgattttaatttcaaagtaattgtCGAAGACTCTTCAGAATCTAGTGAGGGGGAAAATTTGGACACTGGcttcaaagaaaacaataaaagtagTGCTGACAGCATTGAGCTTTCCAACTGGATACGTGATGACCAAAACCTATCTACAAATTCTTCAGACAGTCAAGAATTATTTGCAGAAGAAATTGTTCCAAATGCtactttaaaaatatctatttcagACTCGGATATATTTGCGAACTTCAATGCCTctttagaagaaaatgaaattgatgaGAGAGTTAAAAACGCAACAAAAATTCTTAAACTAGATTCTGATGAAGAACGTGATGATACAGACTTACACTTAGAAACTTTATATGATTCTATGAAGGACAGTGATGGCTCTGATGAAGATTTAGAAAGAGATAATTTGGAAGACAATGAACCAGTTGGTCAAATTAAAGCTAATTCCAGTGACGAGGATAGTATTATCAGTATTCCACATTCAGAAATTAATATGACTACTATTTTACCACTAAATGCTACCTTAGATAGTGACTTAATCATACAAGATGACAGTGAAAGTCAGACTGCAGGCAGTCAGTTCACAGACATCGACACTACAACTTTAGCATTTGCAACAGAGGAAATGACTTCTCTTTACACTACTGACAGTAATCTACTACTTAACAGTTTTACATCAGACAAAAAAGATGAAGACATGTTACAAAAGGCAACAG contains these protein-coding regions:
- the LOC136850588 gene encoding uncharacterized protein codes for the protein MNSPIKISTAIFVLWISTRASSRPQDEGDVSMPEKDGLSSPLVHVHHESQYSSMTRDALRWIWIDETSLELTWSSKFSLSLNDAVKGYGLSLTHPQHFEPFSTTTIYSSNNLQHQFGGLKSNVTYGGKLEALVGPHYWPYNLLNFTFSSAVLVPGVGLGQRGAAERPTSNTADLGKVAVGVTLRWSHSPFTTGALTSSEWDAGGGRPEGLKPDGYLLQIWDHKHLMLKLTTSVSGKHDGCIANVGGLSLDTAYKATLQGLHADGRVGTALSFSLDAGAFYVAGGGMTTDGVSECYSGLQVKCPTSDRCVSPYWICDGAPDCPNGEDEIGCDKSPCDGFRCWDNVCIPSAWRCDGHRDCKDGDDEYSCSGCNEGEIACSTVGFCFYPNATCDGIPDCPDGWDESLAVCGGKECSPGELPCWDNDHCVEHSRLCDGTPDCPTSEDEDRSFCIAFKSMQETTTLAVDLQASLCDQKPYMKETNCSLDDYQCESGECIPKMYFCNGHSDCQTGDDEEPNACSFYNKIPPGMGQLPQNITDSGGSKIKDCGENMVECPSGKCVLKNKKCSLAELCNDSLNKDECEHGTSLNLSNDIEDNITESSAEDEEYMKQNISDKPNNLTNEVKVLGNMTNFSNVEHNLTSPPVLKDLDLGSLEEDTQTHYQTPSQEVVHTQETISSSDIDFNFKVIVEDSSESSEGENLDTGFKENNKSSADSIELSNWIRDDQNLSTNSSDSQELFAEEIVPNATLKISISDSDIFANFNASLEENEIDERVKNATKILKLDSDEERDDTDLHLETLYDSMKDSDGSDEDLERDNLEDNEPVGQIKANSSDEDSIISIPHSEINMTTILPLNATLDSDLIIQDDSESQTAGSQFTDIDTTTLAFATEEMTSLYTTDSNLLLNSFTSDKKDEDMLQKATETVNDNIHPSPGPTNRDTTISSHLLKTELDHSEHTAASQDEAQYQSTTELAIMDLEDSTTNADVTIPVSTEPDNWKDMAAGQKNLTILIAVHSVGNESKIPQYIIHGLDGSTYEYEVVGVNEDDSFNRTETNNEGNNRQMVHEYSGGIHELSYLHDKISSGTKLTCEIPLLILVIFGVIQNI